A portion of the Gadus macrocephalus chromosome 10, ASM3116895v1 genome contains these proteins:
- the cyfip2 gene encoding cytoplasmic FMR1-interacting protein 2 isoform X1, translating to MTTHVTLEDALSNVDLLEELPLPDQQPCIEPPPSSIMYQANFDTNFEDRNAFVTGIARYIEQATVHSSMNEMLEEGHEYAVMLYTWRSCSRAIPQVKCNEQPNRVEIYEKTVEVLEPEVTKLMKFMYFQRKAIERFCSEVKRLCHAERRKDFVSEAYLLTLGKFINMFAVLDELKNMKCSVKNDHSAYKRAAQFLRKMADPQSIQESQNLSMFLANHNRITQCLHQQLEVIPGYEELLADIVNISVDYYENKMYLTPSEKHMLLKVMGFGLYLMDGNVSNIYKLDAKKRINLSKIDKFFKLQVVPLFGDMQIELSRYIETSAHYEENKSKWTCTQSSVSPQYNLCEQMVQIREDHIRFISELARYSNSEVVTGSGLDSQKSDEEYRELFDLALRGLQLLSKWSTHVMEVYSWKLVHPTDKFCNKDCPGTAEEYERATRYNYTSEEKFALVEVIAMIKGLQVLMGRMESVFNQAIRNTIYAALQDFAQMTLREPLRQAVRKKKNVLISVLQAIRKTICDWEGAREPPNDPCLRGEKDPKGGFDIKVPRRAVGPSSTQLYMVRTMLESLIADKSGSKKTLRSSLDGPIVLAIEDFHKHSFFFTHLLNFSEALQHCCDLSQLWFREFFLELTMGRRIQFPIEMSMPWILTDHILETKEPSMMEYVLYPLDLYNDSGYYALTKFKKQFLYDEIEAEVNLCFDQFVYKLADQIFAYYKAMAGSVLLDKRFRAECKNYGVIIPYPPSNRYETLLKQRHVQLLGRSIDLNRLITQRISAAMYKSLDQAISRFESEDLTSIVELEWLLEINRLTHRLLSKHLTLDSFDAMFREANHNVSAPYGRITLHVFWELNFDFLPNYCYNGSTNRFVRTAIPFTQEPQRDKPANVQPYYLYGSKPLNIAYSHIYSSYRNFVGPPHFKTICRLLGYQGIAVVMEELLKIVKSLLQGTILQYVKTLIEVMPKICRLPRHEYGSPGILEFFHHQLKDIIEYAELKTDVFQSLREVGNAILFCLLIEQALSQEEVCDLLHAAPFQNILPRVYIKEGERLEVRMKRLEAKYAPLHLVPLIERLGTPQQIAIAREGDLLTKERLCCGLSMFEVILTRIRSFLQDAVWRGPPPTNGVMHVDECMEFHRLWSAMQFVYCIPVGTHEFTAEQCFGDGLNWAGCSIIVLLGQQRRFDLFDFCYHLLKVQRQDGKDEIIKNVPLKKMADRIRKYQILNNEIFAILNKYMKAVETDSSTVEHVRCFQPPIHQSLATTC from the exons ATGACGACCCACGTGACCTTGGAGGATGCCCTGTCCAACGTGgacctgctggaggagctgcccCTCCCCGACCAGCAGCCCTGCATCgagcccccgccctcctccatcatgtaccag GCCAATTTTGACACCAACTTTGAGGACAGGAATGCCTTTGTGACTGGCATTGCCCGCTACATAGAGCAAGCCACAGTCCACTCCAGCATG AATGAGATGCTGGAGGAAGGCCATGAGTATGCCGTGATGCTCTACACCTGGAGAAGCTGTTCCAGAGCCATACCCCAG GTGAAATGCAACGAGCAGCCGAACCGAGTGGAGATCTATGAGAAGAcggtggaggtgctggagcCAGAAGTGACCAAGCTCATGAAGTTCATGTACTTCCAG CGGAAGGCCATTGAGCGTTTCTGCAGCGAGGTGAAGCGCCTGTGCCACGCGGAGCGCAGGAAGGACTTTGTGTCTGAGGCCTACCTGCTGACGCTGGGCAAGTTCATCAACATGTTCGCCGTCCTCGACGAGCTGAAGAACATGAAGTGCAGCGTCAAGAACGACCACTCCGCCTACAAAAG AGCAGCCCAGTTCCTGAGGAAGATGGCCGACCCTCAGTCCATCCAGGAGTCTCAGAACCTCTCCATGTTTCTGGCCAACCACAACCGCATCACTCAG TGCCTGCACCAACAGCTGGAAGTGATTCCTGGCTACGAGGAGTTGTTGGCGGACATTGTCAACATCAGTGTGGATTATTATGAGAACAAGATGTACCTCACCCCCAGCGAGAAGCACATGCTGCTCAAG gtgatgGGCTTTGGTCTCTATTTGATGGACGGAAATGTGAGCAACATCTATAAACTCGACGCCAAAAAGAGGATCAACCTGAGCAAGATCGACAAGTTCTTTAAG CTCCAGGTGGTGCCGCTGTTTGGAGACATGCAGATAGAGCTGTCTCGTTACATTGAGACCAGCGCCCACTACGAAGAGAACAAGTCAAA gtGGACCTGCACCCAGAGCAGCGTCTCCCCGCAGTACAACCTGTGCGAGCAGATGGTGCAGATCCGAGAGGACCACATCCGCTTCATCTCGGAGCTGGCCCGCTACAGCAACAGCGAGGTGGTGACGGGCTCGGGCCTGGACAGCCAGAAGTCGGACGAGGAGTACCGGGAGCTGTTCGACCTGGCCCTCAGGGGCCTTCAGCTGCTCTCCAAGTGGAGCACGCACGTCATGGAAGTG TACTCGTGGAAGCTGGTCCACCCGACGGATAAGTTCTGCAACAAAGACTGTCCCGGCACTGCGGAGGAGTACGAGCGGGCCACGCGATACAACTACACCAGCGAGGAGAAGTTCGCCCTGGTGGAGGTCATCGCCATGATCAAGGGCCTGCAG GTTCTGATGGGCCGCATGGAGTCTGTGTTCAACCAGGCCATCAGGAACACCATCTACGCCGCGCTGCAGGACTTCGCTCAGATGACCCTCAGGGAGCCCCTTCGCCAGGCTGTGCGCAAGAAGAAGAACGTCCTCATCAG CGTTCTGCAGGCCATCCGCAAGACCATCTGCGACTGGGAGGGGGCACGGGAGCCCCCCAACGACCCCTGTCTGAGGGGCGAGAAGGACCCCAAAGGAGGGTTCGACATCAAGGTTCCCCGCAGGGCCGTGGGACCCTCTAGCACCCAG CTGTACATGGTGCGCACGATGCTGGAGTCCCTCATAGCGGACAAGAGCGGCTCCAAGAAGACCCTGCGCAGCAGCCTGGATGGGCCCATCGTGCTCGCCATCGAGGACTTCCACAAGCACTCCTTCTTCTTCACCCACCTGCTCAACTTCAGCG AGGCCCTGCAGCACTGCTGCGACCTCTCCCAGCTGTGGTTCCGGGAGTTCTTCCTGGAGCTGACCATGGGCCGCAGGATCCAGTTCCCCATCGAGATGTCCATGCCCTGGATCCTCACCGACCACATCCTGGAGACCAAGGAGCCCTCCATGATGGA GTACGTGCTGTATCCTCTCGACCTGTACAACGACAGCGGTTATTACGCTCTGACAAAGTTCAAGAAGCAGTTCCTTTACGATGAAATCGAGGCTGAG GTCAACCTTTGTTTCGATCAGTTTGTCTACAAGTTAGCAGATCAGATTTTCGCCTATTACAAAGCGATGGCAGGCAG CGTTCTGCTGGACAAGCGTTTCCGAGCCGAGTGTAAAAACTATGGCGTGATCATCCCCTACCCGCCGTCCAACCGCTACGAGACGCTGCTCAAGCAGAGACACGTGCAG CTGCTGGGTCGCTCCATCGACTTGAACCGCCTCATCACCCAGAGGATCTCCGCGGCAATGTACAAGTCCCTGGACCAGGCCATCAGCCGCTTCGAGAGCGAGGACCTCACCTCCATCGTG GAGTTGGAGTGGCTGCTGGAGATCAACCGGCTGACCCACCGGCTGCTGTCCAAGCACCTGACGCTGGACAGCTTCGACGCCATGTTCCGCGAGGCCAACCACAACGTGTCGGCGCCGTACGGCCGCATCACGCTCCACGTCTTCTGGGAGCTCAACTTCGACTTCCTGCCCAACTACTGCTACAACGGCTCCACCAACCG CTTCGTGCGCACAGCGATACCTTTCACCCAGGAGCCGCAGAGAGACAAACCAGCCAATGTGCAGCCTTACTACCTGTATGGATCCAAG CCCCTGAACATTGCCTACTCCCACATATACAGCTCTTACAGGAACTTTGTCGGCCCACCTCACTTCAAGACCATCTGCCGTCTCCTTGGTTACCAAGGCATcgccgtggtgatggaggagctgctgaagaTTGTCAAGAGCCTG CTGCAAGGCACCATCTTGCAGTACGTGAAGACACTGATAGAAGTCATGCCCAAGATATGCCGTCTGCCTCGCCACGAGTATGGCTCCCCAG GAATCCTGGAGTTCTTCCACCACCAGCTAAAGGACATCATCGAGTATGCTGAGCTCAAGACGGATGTCTTCCAGAGCCTGAGGGAAGTGGGGAACGCCATCCTCTTCTGCCTGCTCATCGAACAAGCTCTG TcccaggaggaggtgtgtgatCTGCTTCACGCTGCCCCCTTCCAGAACATTCTGCCCAGGGTCTATATCAAAG AGGGCGAGCGCCTGGAAGTGAGGATGAAGAGGTTGGAAGCCAAGTACGCTCCTCTTCATCTTGTTCCTCTAATTGAGAGGTTGGGAACCCCACAG CAAATTGCCATTGCTCGCGAGGGTGACCTGCTGACCAAAGAGCGCCTGTGCTGCGGCCTGTCCATGTTCGAGGTCATCCTGACGCGCATCCGCAGCTTCCTGCAAGACGCCGTGTGGCGTGGCCCGCCGCCCACCAACGGGGTGATGCACGTGGACGAGTGCATGGAGTTCCACCGCCTGTGGAGCGCCATGCAGTTCGTCTACTGCATCCCCGTGGGCACGCATGAGTTCACGgcaga GCAGTGCTTCGGGGATGGGCTGAACTGGGCCGGATGCTCCATCATCGTGCTGCTGGGACAGCAGCGTCGCTTCGACCTCTTTGACTTCTGCTACCACCTGCTTAAGGTGCAGAGGCAGGACGGCAAGGACGAGATCATCAAAAACGTG CCGCTGAAGAAGATGGCGGACCGCATCAGGAAATACCAGATCCTCAACAATGAGATCTTCGCCATCCTCAACAAGTACATGAAGGCTGTGGAGACAGACAGCTCCACCGTCGAACACGTCCGCTGCTTTCAGCCGCCTATACACCAGTCTCTGGCCACGACCTGCTGA
- the cyfip2 gene encoding cytoplasmic FMR1-interacting protein 2 isoform X2 encodes MTTHVTLEDALSNVDLLEELPLPDQQPCIEPPPSSIMYQANFDTNFEDRNAFVTGIARYIEQATVHSSMNEMLEEGHEYAVMLYTWRSCSRAIPQVKCNEQPNRVEIYEKTVEVLEPEVTKLMKFMYFQRKAIERFCSEVKRLCHAERRKDFVSEAYLLTLGKFINMFAVLDELKNMKCSVKNDHSAYKRAAQFLRKMADPQSIQESQNLSMFLANHNRITQCLHQQLEVIPGYEELLADIVNISVDYYENKMYLTPSEKHMLLKVMGFGLYLMDGNVSNIYKLDAKKRINLSKIDKFFKVVPLFGDMQIELSRYIETSAHYEENKSKWTCTQSSVSPQYNLCEQMVQIREDHIRFISELARYSNSEVVTGSGLDSQKSDEEYRELFDLALRGLQLLSKWSTHVMEVYSWKLVHPTDKFCNKDCPGTAEEYERATRYNYTSEEKFALVEVIAMIKGLQVLMGRMESVFNQAIRNTIYAALQDFAQMTLREPLRQAVRKKKNVLISVLQAIRKTICDWEGAREPPNDPCLRGEKDPKGGFDIKVPRRAVGPSSTQLYMVRTMLESLIADKSGSKKTLRSSLDGPIVLAIEDFHKHSFFFTHLLNFSEALQHCCDLSQLWFREFFLELTMGRRIQFPIEMSMPWILTDHILETKEPSMMEYVLYPLDLYNDSGYYALTKFKKQFLYDEIEAEVNLCFDQFVYKLADQIFAYYKAMAGSVLLDKRFRAECKNYGVIIPYPPSNRYETLLKQRHVQLLGRSIDLNRLITQRISAAMYKSLDQAISRFESEDLTSIVELEWLLEINRLTHRLLSKHLTLDSFDAMFREANHNVSAPYGRITLHVFWELNFDFLPNYCYNGSTNRFVRTAIPFTQEPQRDKPANVQPYYLYGSKPLNIAYSHIYSSYRNFVGPPHFKTICRLLGYQGIAVVMEELLKIVKSLLQGTILQYVKTLIEVMPKICRLPRHEYGSPGILEFFHHQLKDIIEYAELKTDVFQSLREVGNAILFCLLIEQALVSQEEVCDLLHAAPFQNILPRVYIKEGERLEVRMKRLEAKYAPLHLVPLIERLGTPQQIAIAREGDLLTKERLCCGLSMFEVILTRIRSFLQDAVWRGPPPTNGVMHVDECMEFHRLWSAMQFVYCIPVGTHEFTAEQCFGDGLNWAGCSIIVLLGQQRRFDLFDFCYHLLKVQRQDGKDEIIKNVPLKKMADRIRKYQILNNEIFAILNKYMKAVETDSSTVEHVRCFQPPIHQSLATTC; translated from the exons ATGACGACCCACGTGACCTTGGAGGATGCCCTGTCCAACGTGgacctgctggaggagctgcccCTCCCCGACCAGCAGCCCTGCATCgagcccccgccctcctccatcatgtaccag GCCAATTTTGACACCAACTTTGAGGACAGGAATGCCTTTGTGACTGGCATTGCCCGCTACATAGAGCAAGCCACAGTCCACTCCAGCATG AATGAGATGCTGGAGGAAGGCCATGAGTATGCCGTGATGCTCTACACCTGGAGAAGCTGTTCCAGAGCCATACCCCAG GTGAAATGCAACGAGCAGCCGAACCGAGTGGAGATCTATGAGAAGAcggtggaggtgctggagcCAGAAGTGACCAAGCTCATGAAGTTCATGTACTTCCAG CGGAAGGCCATTGAGCGTTTCTGCAGCGAGGTGAAGCGCCTGTGCCACGCGGAGCGCAGGAAGGACTTTGTGTCTGAGGCCTACCTGCTGACGCTGGGCAAGTTCATCAACATGTTCGCCGTCCTCGACGAGCTGAAGAACATGAAGTGCAGCGTCAAGAACGACCACTCCGCCTACAAAAG AGCAGCCCAGTTCCTGAGGAAGATGGCCGACCCTCAGTCCATCCAGGAGTCTCAGAACCTCTCCATGTTTCTGGCCAACCACAACCGCATCACTCAG TGCCTGCACCAACAGCTGGAAGTGATTCCTGGCTACGAGGAGTTGTTGGCGGACATTGTCAACATCAGTGTGGATTATTATGAGAACAAGATGTACCTCACCCCCAGCGAGAAGCACATGCTGCTCAAG gtgatgGGCTTTGGTCTCTATTTGATGGACGGAAATGTGAGCAACATCTATAAACTCGACGCCAAAAAGAGGATCAACCTGAGCAAGATCGACAAGTTCTTTAAG GTGGTGCCGCTGTTTGGAGACATGCAGATAGAGCTGTCTCGTTACATTGAGACCAGCGCCCACTACGAAGAGAACAAGTCAAA gtGGACCTGCACCCAGAGCAGCGTCTCCCCGCAGTACAACCTGTGCGAGCAGATGGTGCAGATCCGAGAGGACCACATCCGCTTCATCTCGGAGCTGGCCCGCTACAGCAACAGCGAGGTGGTGACGGGCTCGGGCCTGGACAGCCAGAAGTCGGACGAGGAGTACCGGGAGCTGTTCGACCTGGCCCTCAGGGGCCTTCAGCTGCTCTCCAAGTGGAGCACGCACGTCATGGAAGTG TACTCGTGGAAGCTGGTCCACCCGACGGATAAGTTCTGCAACAAAGACTGTCCCGGCACTGCGGAGGAGTACGAGCGGGCCACGCGATACAACTACACCAGCGAGGAGAAGTTCGCCCTGGTGGAGGTCATCGCCATGATCAAGGGCCTGCAG GTTCTGATGGGCCGCATGGAGTCTGTGTTCAACCAGGCCATCAGGAACACCATCTACGCCGCGCTGCAGGACTTCGCTCAGATGACCCTCAGGGAGCCCCTTCGCCAGGCTGTGCGCAAGAAGAAGAACGTCCTCATCAG CGTTCTGCAGGCCATCCGCAAGACCATCTGCGACTGGGAGGGGGCACGGGAGCCCCCCAACGACCCCTGTCTGAGGGGCGAGAAGGACCCCAAAGGAGGGTTCGACATCAAGGTTCCCCGCAGGGCCGTGGGACCCTCTAGCACCCAG CTGTACATGGTGCGCACGATGCTGGAGTCCCTCATAGCGGACAAGAGCGGCTCCAAGAAGACCCTGCGCAGCAGCCTGGATGGGCCCATCGTGCTCGCCATCGAGGACTTCCACAAGCACTCCTTCTTCTTCACCCACCTGCTCAACTTCAGCG AGGCCCTGCAGCACTGCTGCGACCTCTCCCAGCTGTGGTTCCGGGAGTTCTTCCTGGAGCTGACCATGGGCCGCAGGATCCAGTTCCCCATCGAGATGTCCATGCCCTGGATCCTCACCGACCACATCCTGGAGACCAAGGAGCCCTCCATGATGGA GTACGTGCTGTATCCTCTCGACCTGTACAACGACAGCGGTTATTACGCTCTGACAAAGTTCAAGAAGCAGTTCCTTTACGATGAAATCGAGGCTGAG GTCAACCTTTGTTTCGATCAGTTTGTCTACAAGTTAGCAGATCAGATTTTCGCCTATTACAAAGCGATGGCAGGCAG CGTTCTGCTGGACAAGCGTTTCCGAGCCGAGTGTAAAAACTATGGCGTGATCATCCCCTACCCGCCGTCCAACCGCTACGAGACGCTGCTCAAGCAGAGACACGTGCAG CTGCTGGGTCGCTCCATCGACTTGAACCGCCTCATCACCCAGAGGATCTCCGCGGCAATGTACAAGTCCCTGGACCAGGCCATCAGCCGCTTCGAGAGCGAGGACCTCACCTCCATCGTG GAGTTGGAGTGGCTGCTGGAGATCAACCGGCTGACCCACCGGCTGCTGTCCAAGCACCTGACGCTGGACAGCTTCGACGCCATGTTCCGCGAGGCCAACCACAACGTGTCGGCGCCGTACGGCCGCATCACGCTCCACGTCTTCTGGGAGCTCAACTTCGACTTCCTGCCCAACTACTGCTACAACGGCTCCACCAACCG CTTCGTGCGCACAGCGATACCTTTCACCCAGGAGCCGCAGAGAGACAAACCAGCCAATGTGCAGCCTTACTACCTGTATGGATCCAAG CCCCTGAACATTGCCTACTCCCACATATACAGCTCTTACAGGAACTTTGTCGGCCCACCTCACTTCAAGACCATCTGCCGTCTCCTTGGTTACCAAGGCATcgccgtggtgatggaggagctgctgaagaTTGTCAAGAGCCTG CTGCAAGGCACCATCTTGCAGTACGTGAAGACACTGATAGAAGTCATGCCCAAGATATGCCGTCTGCCTCGCCACGAGTATGGCTCCCCAG GAATCCTGGAGTTCTTCCACCACCAGCTAAAGGACATCATCGAGTATGCTGAGCTCAAGACGGATGTCTTCCAGAGCCTGAGGGAAGTGGGGAACGCCATCCTCTTCTGCCTGCTCATCGAACAAGCTCTGGT GTcccaggaggaggtgtgtgatCTGCTTCACGCTGCCCCCTTCCAGAACATTCTGCCCAGGGTCTATATCAAAG AGGGCGAGCGCCTGGAAGTGAGGATGAAGAGGTTGGAAGCCAAGTACGCTCCTCTTCATCTTGTTCCTCTAATTGAGAGGTTGGGAACCCCACAG CAAATTGCCATTGCTCGCGAGGGTGACCTGCTGACCAAAGAGCGCCTGTGCTGCGGCCTGTCCATGTTCGAGGTCATCCTGACGCGCATCCGCAGCTTCCTGCAAGACGCCGTGTGGCGTGGCCCGCCGCCCACCAACGGGGTGATGCACGTGGACGAGTGCATGGAGTTCCACCGCCTGTGGAGCGCCATGCAGTTCGTCTACTGCATCCCCGTGGGCACGCATGAGTTCACGgcaga GCAGTGCTTCGGGGATGGGCTGAACTGGGCCGGATGCTCCATCATCGTGCTGCTGGGACAGCAGCGTCGCTTCGACCTCTTTGACTTCTGCTACCACCTGCTTAAGGTGCAGAGGCAGGACGGCAAGGACGAGATCATCAAAAACGTG CCGCTGAAGAAGATGGCGGACCGCATCAGGAAATACCAGATCCTCAACAATGAGATCTTCGCCATCCTCAACAAGTACATGAAGGCTGTGGAGACAGACAGCTCCACCGTCGAACACGTCCGCTGCTTTCAGCCGCCTATACACCAGTCTCTGGCCACGACCTGCTGA
- the cyfip2 gene encoding cytoplasmic FMR1-interacting protein 2 isoform X3 has product MTTHVTLEDALSNVDLLEELPLPDQQPCIEPPPSSIMYQANFDTNFEDRNAFVTGIARYIEQATVHSSMNEMLEEGHEYAVMLYTWRSCSRAIPQVKCNEQPNRVEIYEKTVEVLEPEVTKLMKFMYFQRKAIERFCSEVKRLCHAERRKDFVSEAYLLTLGKFINMFAVLDELKNMKCSVKNDHSAYKRAAQFLRKMADPQSIQESQNLSMFLANHNRITQCLHQQLEVIPGYEELLADIVNISVDYYENKMYLTPSEKHMLLKVMGFGLYLMDGNVSNIYKLDAKKRINLSKIDKFFKLQVVPLFGDMQIELSRYIETSAHYEENKSKWTCTQSSVSPQYNLCEQMVQIREDHIRFISELARYSNSEVVTGSGLDSQKSDEEYRELFDLALRGLQLLSKWSTHVMEVYSWKLVHPTDKFCNKDCPGTAEEYERATRYNYTSEEKFALVEVIAMIKGLQVLMGRMESVFNQAIRNTIYAALQDFAQMTLREPLRQAVRKKKNVLISVLQAIRKTICDWEGAREPPNDPCLRGEKDPKGGFDIKVPRRAVGPSSTQLYMVRTMLESLIADKSGSKKTLRSSLDGPIVLAIEDFHKHSFFFTHLLNFSEALQHCCDLSQLWFREFFLELTMGRRIQFPIEMSMPWILTDHILETKEPSMMEYVLYPLDLYNDSGYYALTKFKKQFLYDEIEAEVNLCFDQFVYKLADQIFAYYKAMAGSVLLDKRFRAECKNYGVIIPYPPSNRYETLLKQRHVQLLGRSIDLNRLITQRISAAMYKSLDQAISRFESEDLTSIVELEWLLEINRLTHRLLSKHLTLDSFDAMFREANHNVSAPYGRITLHVFWELNFDFLPNYCYNGSTNRFVRTAIPFTQEPQRDKPANVQPYYLYGSKPLNIAYSHIYSSYRNFVGPPHFKTICRLLGYQGIAVVMEELLKIVKSLLQGTILQYVKTLIEVMPKICRLPRHEYGSPGILEFFHHQLKDIIEYAELKTDVFQSLREVGNAILFCLLIEQALVVRI; this is encoded by the exons ATGACGACCCACGTGACCTTGGAGGATGCCCTGTCCAACGTGgacctgctggaggagctgcccCTCCCCGACCAGCAGCCCTGCATCgagcccccgccctcctccatcatgtaccag GCCAATTTTGACACCAACTTTGAGGACAGGAATGCCTTTGTGACTGGCATTGCCCGCTACATAGAGCAAGCCACAGTCCACTCCAGCATG AATGAGATGCTGGAGGAAGGCCATGAGTATGCCGTGATGCTCTACACCTGGAGAAGCTGTTCCAGAGCCATACCCCAG GTGAAATGCAACGAGCAGCCGAACCGAGTGGAGATCTATGAGAAGAcggtggaggtgctggagcCAGAAGTGACCAAGCTCATGAAGTTCATGTACTTCCAG CGGAAGGCCATTGAGCGTTTCTGCAGCGAGGTGAAGCGCCTGTGCCACGCGGAGCGCAGGAAGGACTTTGTGTCTGAGGCCTACCTGCTGACGCTGGGCAAGTTCATCAACATGTTCGCCGTCCTCGACGAGCTGAAGAACATGAAGTGCAGCGTCAAGAACGACCACTCCGCCTACAAAAG AGCAGCCCAGTTCCTGAGGAAGATGGCCGACCCTCAGTCCATCCAGGAGTCTCAGAACCTCTCCATGTTTCTGGCCAACCACAACCGCATCACTCAG TGCCTGCACCAACAGCTGGAAGTGATTCCTGGCTACGAGGAGTTGTTGGCGGACATTGTCAACATCAGTGTGGATTATTATGAGAACAAGATGTACCTCACCCCCAGCGAGAAGCACATGCTGCTCAAG gtgatgGGCTTTGGTCTCTATTTGATGGACGGAAATGTGAGCAACATCTATAAACTCGACGCCAAAAAGAGGATCAACCTGAGCAAGATCGACAAGTTCTTTAAG CTCCAGGTGGTGCCGCTGTTTGGAGACATGCAGATAGAGCTGTCTCGTTACATTGAGACCAGCGCCCACTACGAAGAGAACAAGTCAAA gtGGACCTGCACCCAGAGCAGCGTCTCCCCGCAGTACAACCTGTGCGAGCAGATGGTGCAGATCCGAGAGGACCACATCCGCTTCATCTCGGAGCTGGCCCGCTACAGCAACAGCGAGGTGGTGACGGGCTCGGGCCTGGACAGCCAGAAGTCGGACGAGGAGTACCGGGAGCTGTTCGACCTGGCCCTCAGGGGCCTTCAGCTGCTCTCCAAGTGGAGCACGCACGTCATGGAAGTG TACTCGTGGAAGCTGGTCCACCCGACGGATAAGTTCTGCAACAAAGACTGTCCCGGCACTGCGGAGGAGTACGAGCGGGCCACGCGATACAACTACACCAGCGAGGAGAAGTTCGCCCTGGTGGAGGTCATCGCCATGATCAAGGGCCTGCAG GTTCTGATGGGCCGCATGGAGTCTGTGTTCAACCAGGCCATCAGGAACACCATCTACGCCGCGCTGCAGGACTTCGCTCAGATGACCCTCAGGGAGCCCCTTCGCCAGGCTGTGCGCAAGAAGAAGAACGTCCTCATCAG CGTTCTGCAGGCCATCCGCAAGACCATCTGCGACTGGGAGGGGGCACGGGAGCCCCCCAACGACCCCTGTCTGAGGGGCGAGAAGGACCCCAAAGGAGGGTTCGACATCAAGGTTCCCCGCAGGGCCGTGGGACCCTCTAGCACCCAG CTGTACATGGTGCGCACGATGCTGGAGTCCCTCATAGCGGACAAGAGCGGCTCCAAGAAGACCCTGCGCAGCAGCCTGGATGGGCCCATCGTGCTCGCCATCGAGGACTTCCACAAGCACTCCTTCTTCTTCACCCACCTGCTCAACTTCAGCG AGGCCCTGCAGCACTGCTGCGACCTCTCCCAGCTGTGGTTCCGGGAGTTCTTCCTGGAGCTGACCATGGGCCGCAGGATCCAGTTCCCCATCGAGATGTCCATGCCCTGGATCCTCACCGACCACATCCTGGAGACCAAGGAGCCCTCCATGATGGA GTACGTGCTGTATCCTCTCGACCTGTACAACGACAGCGGTTATTACGCTCTGACAAAGTTCAAGAAGCAGTTCCTTTACGATGAAATCGAGGCTGAG GTCAACCTTTGTTTCGATCAGTTTGTCTACAAGTTAGCAGATCAGATTTTCGCCTATTACAAAGCGATGGCAGGCAG CGTTCTGCTGGACAAGCGTTTCCGAGCCGAGTGTAAAAACTATGGCGTGATCATCCCCTACCCGCCGTCCAACCGCTACGAGACGCTGCTCAAGCAGAGACACGTGCAG CTGCTGGGTCGCTCCATCGACTTGAACCGCCTCATCACCCAGAGGATCTCCGCGGCAATGTACAAGTCCCTGGACCAGGCCATCAGCCGCTTCGAGAGCGAGGACCTCACCTCCATCGTG GAGTTGGAGTGGCTGCTGGAGATCAACCGGCTGACCCACCGGCTGCTGTCCAAGCACCTGACGCTGGACAGCTTCGACGCCATGTTCCGCGAGGCCAACCACAACGTGTCGGCGCCGTACGGCCGCATCACGCTCCACGTCTTCTGGGAGCTCAACTTCGACTTCCTGCCCAACTACTGCTACAACGGCTCCACCAACCG CTTCGTGCGCACAGCGATACCTTTCACCCAGGAGCCGCAGAGAGACAAACCAGCCAATGTGCAGCCTTACTACCTGTATGGATCCAAG CCCCTGAACATTGCCTACTCCCACATATACAGCTCTTACAGGAACTTTGTCGGCCCACCTCACTTCAAGACCATCTGCCGTCTCCTTGGTTACCAAGGCATcgccgtggtgatggaggagctgctgaagaTTGTCAAGAGCCTG CTGCAAGGCACCATCTTGCAGTACGTGAAGACACTGATAGAAGTCATGCCCAAGATATGCCGTCTGCCTCGCCACGAGTATGGCTCCCCAG GAATCCTGGAGTTCTTCCACCACCAGCTAAAGGACATCATCGAGTATGCTGAGCTCAAGACGGATGTCTTCCAGAGCCTGAGGGAAGTGGGGAACGCCATCCTCTTCTGCCTGCTCATCGAACAAGCTCTG GTGGTAAGAATTTAG